CTTTGACAAAAGGAGTCATAATAAAACCTGGTAAGTTGATATTAGGCAAATAATAATATTCCAACATAAGGGGCGAAGTATCAATGCTGTGGAGGTTTATGGCCATAATACAGCCTGCTTGTTTTTCTTGTTCTGAGATAGGAAAAAAAAAGGGAGTATCCCATGATTGAATAGAAGGTTTTCCCAGTATTTTGGACTGAAGCAATAATTCATTGCCTACTAAACCCGTTTGAGGGTCTCTAAAAGCCAACATTCCTACCGTTTTGCGACGTAAATTGACAAAACTCCCTTTTCCTTTTTGCTTTCTGATATAACCATCTTTCACCAGCTCGTTCAAGGCTTGTCTTACAGTCATACGGGTAATTTGGTGCAAGTCGGCCAGTTGATTTTCGGAAGGTAATAAATCATCTTGTTGATAAATGCCTGCAATAATTTGGTGACGAAGGCTCTCGTATAGTTGTCGGTATTGTGGTATTTGCATAGTGCTTGTGATATAATCAGCAAGTTAATAATGGATAGATTTATTGCCCAATGTATTGGATTGTGC
The DNA window shown above is from Flectobacillus major DSM 103 and carries:
- a CDS encoding GntR family transcriptional regulator; its protein translation is MQIPQYRQLYESLRHQIIAGIYQQDDLLPSENQLADLHQITRMTVRQALNELVKDGYIRKQKGKGSFVNLRRKTVGMLAFRDPQTGLVGNELLLQSKILGKPSIQSWDTPFFFPISEQEKQAGCIMAINLHSIDTSPLMLEYYYLPNINLPGFIMTPFVKESIMESLRISYHVEASGVEQEISATLATAQEAQFLQIPVGSPLVHVWRRYTTNRMGYYFYSSSFCYTKHYSLSSVIL